One window from the genome of Vanessa tameamea isolate UH-Manoa-2023 chromosome 13, ilVanTame1 primary haplotype, whole genome shotgun sequence encodes:
- the LOC113403336 gene encoding uncharacterized protein LOC113403336 produces the protein MRVRKPSRLHQDLIGIIAKVADITNVKEIEYLFEFGTDDIDCFLGGLHKVIIKGIRDGAKVKINVIIKWHSKPSDRICFRAAYQRECVFYQYIAPKMLELQRSYNIIEGLKLKFPNCIFANMEYDKETIVTNMPTEFKLLDRFYKMDFNHSSLVLKNLAKFHGLSFALENLSPKVFESIRDLCSKDVQYGDPDAIPKSLVEYFKESLSVITNIEAKVKLEELSPYILELLNKCAAPVLNYSAICHADCWNNNILFKYQGKRPVDVLFVDYQLVRYASPVTDISYYLYMSADQEILSNHYNQLLDIYYGTLSAVLRQCHLDVEDIYPKRILQKHLIEYSVLGLIEALISMKIITAKTEEALKMTELKYSSDEPYQCESENQAIYVERINEVVNDYFGRGYSIDALLNQ, from the exons ATGCGCGTTCGAAAACCATCTCGTTTACATCAAGATCTTATTGGCATTATTGCTAAAGTTGCCGATATTACTAACGTTAaagaaattgaatatttattcgaatttgGAACAGATGATATAGACTGCTTCCTTGGTGGACTACATAAAGTCATCATTAAGGGAATAAGGGATGGTgctaaagttaaaataaatgtgataataaaatggcattCTAAACCTTCCGATCGCATATGTTTTAGAGCGGCTTATCAAAGAGAATGTGTCTTTTACCAATATATAGCACCAAAGATGTTAGAACTTCAgcgaagttataatataattgaaggcCTAAAACTAAAGTTCCCAAACTGTATATTTGCAAATATGGAATACGATAAAGAAACTATCGTTACAAATATGCCCACTGAATTCAAACTATTGGACAGATTCTATAAAATGGATTTCAATCACTCATCGCTGGTTTTGAAGAATCTTGCAAAATTCCACGGGCTGTCATTTGCTTTAGAAAATTTGTCACCTAAGGTGTTTGAAAGTATACGAGATTTGTGTAGTAAAGATGTTCAATACGGCGATCCTGATGCTATACCAAAATCTttagttgaatattttaaagagtCTTTAAGTGTTATAACCAATATTGAAGCCAAAGTAAAACTTGAAGAATTGTCACCATATATTTTGgagctattaaataaatgtgctgcaccagttttaaattatagtgcAATTTGTCACGCGGACTGTTGGaataataatatcttgtttAAATATCAG GGGAAGAGACCAGTCGATGTTCTTTTTGTGGATTATCAGTTAGTCCGCTATGCTTCACCGGTGACGGACATTTCgtactatttatatatgagTGCGGATCAAGAAATACTTTCCAATCACTACAATCAACTCCTTGATATATACTATGGAACTTTATCGGCCGTATTGCGTCAGTGTCATTTAGACGTGGAGGATATTTATCCTAAGAGAATTCTGCAAAagcatttaattgaatattcggTATTAGGATTAATAGAAGCATTGATATCAATGAAGATAATAACGGCCAAAACTGAAGAGGCTTTAAAAATGACTGAACTGAAATATTCGTCTGATGAGCCATATCAGTGTGAAAGCGAGAATCAGGCAATATACGTGGAGAGAATAAATGAAGTTGTCAACGACTACTTCGGAAGAGGCTATTCAATAGACGCATTATTAAATCAATGA